One region of Hordeum vulgare subsp. vulgare unplaced genomic scaffold, MorexV3_pseudomolecules_assembly, whole genome shotgun sequence genomic DNA includes:
- the LOC123420903 gene encoding NAD(P)H-quinone oxidoreductase subunit 5, chloroplastic (The sequence of the model RefSeq protein was modified relative to this genomic sequence to represent the inferred CDS: added 42 bases not found in genome assembly), translating into MFQSALTEFHNECYWGTLSLCGIPPLACFWSKDEILSNSWLYSPFFGIIASFTAGLTAFYMFRIYLLTFGGYLRVHFQNYSSTKESSLYSISLWGKRIPKGVNRDFVLSTTKSGVSFFSQNIPKIQGNTRNRIGSFTTSFGAKNTFAYPHETGNTMLFPLLILLLFTLFIGFIGISFDNGGMDNGIAELTILSKWLTPSKNFTQESSNSFVNSYEFITNAISSVTLAIFGLFIAYIFYGSAYSFFQNLDLINSFVKRNPKKEFLDQVKKNIYSWSYNRGYIDIFYTRVFTLGIRGLTELTEFFDKGVIDGITNGVGLASFCIGEEIKYVGGGRISSYLFFFLCYVSVFLFFFLS; encoded by the coding sequence TGGGGTACACTTTCTCTTTGTGGTATTCCACCTCTTGCTTGCTTCTGGTCCAAAGATGAAATCCTTAGTAATAGTTGGTTGTATTCGCCCTTTTTTGGAATAATAGCTTCCTTTACTGCAGGATTAACTGCCTTTTATATGTTTCGGATATATTTACTTACATTTGGTGGGTATTTGCGTGTTCATTTTCAAAATTACAGTAGCACTAAAGAGAGTTCCTTGTATTCAATATCCTTATGGGGAAAAAGGATACCCAAAGGAGTGAATAGGGATTTCGTTTTATCAACAACGAAGAGTGGAGTTTCTTTTTTTTCACAAAATATACCCAAAATTCAAGGTAATACAAGAAATAGGATAGGATCCTTTACTACGTCTTTTGGGGCTAAAAACACTTTTGCCTATCCGCATGAAACGGGAAATACTATGTTATTTCCTCTTCTTATATTACTACTTTTCACTTTGTTCATTGGATTCATAGGAATCTCTTTTGATAATGGAGGAATGGATAATGGAATAGCAGAGTTAACCATATTATCAAAGTGGTTAACTCCCTCAAAAAACTTTACCCAGGAAAGTTCTAATTCTTTTGTAAATTCATATGAATTTATTACTAATGCAATTTCTTCTGTAACTCTAGCTATCTTTGGTTTATTCATAGCATATATCTTCTATGGATCTGCTTATTCTTTTTTTCAGAATTTGGATTTAATAAACTCTTTTGTAAAAAGAAATCCTAAAAAAGAATTTTTGGATCaagtaaaaaaaaatatatacaGTTGGTCATATAATCGTGGTTATATAGATATTTTCTATACTAGGGTCTTTACCCTCGGTATAAGAGGGTTAACCGAACTAACGGAGTTTTTTGATAAGGGTGTTATTGATGGAATTACCAATGGAGTGGGTCTTGCTAGTTTTTGTATAGGAGAAGAAATTAAATATGTAGGGGGAGGTCGAATCtcgtcttatttattcttttttttatGTTATGTATCTGtgtttttattcttttttctttcttaa
- the LOC123420902 gene encoding NAD(P)H-quinone oxidoreductase subunit 2 A, chloroplastic — translation MIWHVQNENFILDSTRIFMKAFHLLLFNGSFIFPECILIFGLILLLMIDSTSDQKDRPWFYFISSTSLVISITALLFRWREEPIISFSGNFQTNNFNEIFQFLILLCSTLCIPLSVEYIECTEMAITEFLLFVLTATLGGMFLCGANDLITIFVAPECFSLCSYLLSGYTKRDLRSNEATMKYLLMGGASSSILVHGFSWLYGSSGGEIELQEIVNGLINTQMYNSPGISIALISITVGLGFKLSPAPFHQWTPDVYEGSPTPVVAFLSVTSKVAASASATRILDIPFYFSSNEWHLLLEILAILSMILGNLLAITQTSMKRMLAYSSIGQIGYVIIGIIVGDSNDGYASMITYMLFYISMNLGTFACIVLFGLRTGTDNIRDYAGLYMKDPFLALSLALCLLSLGGLPPLAGFFGKLYLFWCGWQAGLYFLVSIGLLTSVLSIYYYLKIIKLLMTGRNQEITPYVRNYRRSPLRSNNSIELSMTVCVIASTIPGISMNPILAIAQDTLF, via the exons ATGATCTGGCATGTACAGAATGAAAACTTCATTCTCGATTCTACGAGAATTTTTATGAAAGCGTTTCATTTGCTTCTCTTCAATGGAAGTTTCATTTTCCCAGAATGTATCCTAATTTTTGGCCTAATTCTTCTTCTGATGATCGATTCAACCTCTGATCAAAAAGATAGACCTTGGTTCTATTTCATCTCTTCAACAAGTTTAGTAATAAGCATAACGGCCCTATTGTTCCGATGGAGAGAAGAACCTATAATTAGCTTTTCGGGAAATTTCCAAACGAACAATTTCAACGAAATCTTTCAATTTCTCATTTTATTATGTTCAACTTTATGTATTCCTCTATCCgtagagtacattgaatgtacagaAATGGCTATAACAGAGTTTCTGTTATTCGTATTAACAGCTACTCTAGGGGGAATGTTTTTATGTGGTGCTAACGATTTAATAACTATCTTTGTAGCTCCAGAATGTTTCAGTTTATGTTCCTACCTATTGTCTGGATATACCAAGAGAGATCTACGGTCTAATGAGGCTACTATGAAATATTTACTCATGGGTGGGGCAAGCTCTTCTATTCTGGTTCATGGTTTCTCTTGGCTATATGGTTCATCTGGGGGGGAGATCGAGCTTCAAGAAATTGTGAACGGTCTTATCAATACACAAATGTATAACTCCCCAGGAATTTCAATTGCGCTTATATCCATCACTGTAGGACTTGGGTTCAAGCTTTCCCCAGCCCCTTTTCATCAATGGACTCCTGACGTCTACGAAGGA TCCCCCACTCCAGTCGTTGCTTTTCTTTCTGTTACTTCGAAagtagctgcttcagcttcagccacgcgaattctcgatattcctttttatttctcatcaaacgaatggcatcttcttctggaaatcctagctattcttagcatgattttgGGGAATCTCCTTGCTATTACTCAAACAAGCATGAAACGTATGCTTGCATATTCGTCCATAGGGCAAATCGGATATGTAATTATTGGAATAATTGTTGGAGACTCAAATGATGGATATGCAAGCATGATAACTTATATGCTGTTCTATATCTCCATGAATCTAGGAACTTTTGCTTGCATTGTATTATTTGGTCTACGTACCGGAACTGATAACATTCGAGATTATGCAGGATTATACATGAAAGATCCTTTTTTGGCTCTCTCTTTAGCCCTATGTCTCTTATCCCTAGGAGGCCTTCCTCCACTAGCAGGTTTCTTCGGAAAACTCTATCTATTCTGGTGTGGATGGCAAGCAGGCCTATATTTCTTGGTTTCAATAGGACTCCTTACGAGCGTTCTTTCTATCTACTATTATCTAAAAATAATCAAGTTATTAATGACTGGACGAAACCAAGAAATAACCCCTTATGTGCGAAATTATAGAAGATCCCCTTTAAGATCAAACAATTCCATCGAATTGAGTATGACTGTATGTGTGATAGCATCTACTATACCAGGAATATCAATGAACCCCATTCTTGCAATTGCTCAGGATACCCTCTTTTAG